The proteins below come from a single Asanoa ferruginea genomic window:
- a CDS encoding Kelch repeat-containing protein, with translation MRRVTLGVFLLLAGCAGPVTPPPVAATVMRVARAAHTATALPDGRVLVVGGCALDGCGGTRLAVPSELFVGGRFVAGPALSGPRFNHTATALGDGRVLVAGGFPDEAAPPSATAEVFTGERFEPVPPMTTRRGNHTATRLRDGRVLLVGGVSGRAALASAEVFDGVGFTAVAPMPGARSRHGAALLADGRVLVVGGQAGTAHGVALLDTALLYDPVRDAWDRVPGRLPEPAYKLAVAPLPDGRALVVGGQTADDPDARLATTLLFDPRTGRFTGDAPMAEPRYKISDAVLTLPDGRVAVAGGFGVEVYAAGRFRSVARGEVERQYPAVAPLPDGSVLVTGGYDDRTRVTATVLRVTLD, from the coding sequence ATGAGGCGTGTCACGCTCGGGGTCTTCCTGCTTCTGGCCGGCTGCGCCGGGCCAGTCACACCGCCGCCGGTTGCCGCCACGGTGATGCGGGTCGCGCGGGCCGCGCACACCGCGACGGCGCTGCCCGACGGGCGGGTGCTGGTGGTCGGTGGGTGCGCTTTGGACGGATGCGGGGGTACGCGGCTCGCGGTGCCGTCCGAGCTCTTCGTCGGCGGCCGTTTCGTCGCTGGTCCGGCGCTGTCCGGGCCCCGGTTCAACCACACGGCCACCGCGCTCGGCGACGGGCGGGTGCTGGTGGCCGGCGGGTTCCCGGACGAGGCGGCGCCGCCGAGCGCGACCGCGGAGGTCTTCACCGGCGAGCGGTTCGAGCCGGTGCCCCCGATGACGACGCGGCGCGGCAACCACACCGCGACCCGGCTCCGCGACGGCCGCGTGCTGCTCGTCGGCGGGGTCTCCGGACGGGCGGCGCTGGCGTCGGCGGAGGTGTTCGACGGGGTGGGTTTCACCGCGGTCGCACCGATGCCGGGTGCGCGGTCGCGGCACGGCGCCGCGCTGCTCGCCGACGGCCGGGTGCTGGTCGTCGGTGGCCAGGCCGGCACCGCGCACGGCGTGGCCCTGCTGGACACCGCGCTGCTCTACGACCCGGTCCGGGACGCCTGGGATCGGGTGCCGGGCCGGTTGCCGGAGCCCGCCTACAAGCTCGCGGTGGCGCCCTTGCCGGACGGGCGGGCTCTGGTGGTCGGTGGCCAGACCGCCGACGATCCGGACGCTCGGCTGGCCACGACGCTGCTGTTCGACCCGCGCACCGGCCGGTTCACCGGCGACGCGCCGATGGCGGAGCCGCGCTACAAGATCTCCGACGCGGTGCTCACCCTGCCGGACGGCCGGGTCGCGGTCGCGGGCGGTTTCGGGGTCGAGGTGTATGCCGCGGGCCGCTTCCGATCGGTGGCCCGTGGCGAGGTGGAGCGGCAGTATCCGGCCGTGGCGCCGTTGCCGGACGGGTCGGTCCTGGTCACCGGCGGCTACGACGACCGCACCCGGGTCACCGCGACCGTCCTGCGGGTCACGCTCGACTAG
- a CDS encoding caspase family protein, translated as MDGRRLALVVATSDYQDTELRRLRAPAQDAAELVEVLGDATIGGFTVTPVLDGTKRDVEIALETFLTACRPDDFALVYLSCHGLLDARGQLWFAAGDTFKNLLGATAVEAQWLQKRLENCRATRQIVLLDCCFSGAYVKGGKGAADVGVETLHGGGRGHVVLTASRATEYSYEGEPVDGGALAGSVFTTALVHGLRTGEADLDNDGVITTDEAYDYVNGYLRAVGANQTPTHTVVGGVGRIQLARSPVGVRPVVVPAQSTVQVVAEAAEIMAVAPAPVAASGPAPVIPVDGPAGELATLRAIRRVLDDPAALETVLRERPVADVVKVIAAVRATGLAGRAADVLRVAAAVRPVDDIGALVGATRGGSHPADADVLLAAIGTSRQLTDVVRLCSDPERLDVGADIVLGLAARTRPVTEVRPLARLLPLERGQYVLHEFGKVRSGAEIAELFAGASSAAVLSVLDGVRRRPAAEFGVVVKALRDAGDDVTADRVLGWVDALPVGEIVELVDGLRAAGAGDDADTVLQWAGWRLRPPLVAALIAALHAAGHTESVGAVVRAAESRPLDDLYEMLRAAVSTHADHSGPVLELAARRSPDELATLLKRLEPTGSRGFVEARTRTANALVATVAQPNEIERLLALMQAAGSAPVVARLATTVAAAPVETVNRFVRGLVDAGHTDAATGMIREAADRPWGEIANLVAALATDPPEALVEVLVTATARFPQDKLSAVLAGLYRVNAMTIVDHFLHAVPVVRWHQVAPVAGQTPGYAIRMHELRNRAAAAWRSGRRKAFLRWVAVGTGIVALAAATLFLAASVTRVFGDTRFGAGDWAAWGITTLIAGLFIWGIVAIIVNVTEGSDGEVIGVVTVWVTLAAAVAGVVLGRLAPPIAAAATHVRDWLAWNF; from the coding sequence GTGGACGGTCGACGACTAGCGCTGGTGGTCGCGACCAGCGACTACCAGGACACCGAGCTGCGCCGGCTGCGGGCGCCGGCCCAGGACGCGGCTGAGCTGGTCGAGGTGCTCGGCGACGCCACGATCGGCGGGTTCACCGTCACCCCGGTGCTCGACGGCACCAAGCGCGACGTGGAGATCGCGCTCGAGACGTTCCTCACCGCCTGCCGCCCCGACGACTTCGCCCTGGTCTACCTGTCCTGTCACGGGCTGCTCGACGCGCGCGGGCAGCTCTGGTTCGCCGCCGGCGACACGTTCAAGAACCTCCTCGGCGCCACCGCGGTCGAGGCGCAATGGCTCCAGAAGCGGCTGGAGAACTGTCGGGCCACCCGCCAGATCGTGCTGCTCGACTGCTGTTTCAGCGGCGCCTACGTGAAGGGTGGCAAGGGCGCGGCCGACGTCGGCGTGGAGACGCTGCACGGCGGCGGGCGCGGGCATGTGGTGCTGACCGCGTCACGGGCCACCGAATACTCCTACGAGGGCGAGCCGGTCGACGGTGGCGCGCTGGCCGGGTCAGTGTTCACCACGGCGCTCGTGCACGGGCTGCGCACCGGCGAGGCCGACCTCGACAACGACGGCGTGATCACCACGGACGAGGCCTACGACTACGTCAACGGCTACCTGCGGGCGGTCGGCGCGAACCAGACGCCGACCCACACCGTCGTCGGCGGCGTGGGCAGGATCCAGTTGGCCCGCAGCCCGGTCGGGGTGCGGCCGGTGGTCGTGCCGGCCCAGTCCACCGTCCAGGTCGTCGCCGAGGCCGCCGAGATCATGGCCGTGGCACCCGCGCCGGTCGCGGCGTCGGGACCGGCCCCGGTGATACCGGTCGACGGCCCGGCCGGTGAACTGGCCACCCTCCGCGCTATCCGCCGGGTTCTCGACGACCCGGCCGCGCTGGAGACCGTGCTCCGTGAGCGCCCGGTCGCCGACGTGGTCAAGGTCATCGCCGCCGTCCGTGCCACCGGCCTCGCCGGCCGGGCCGCCGATGTGCTGCGGGTCGCGGCGGCCGTCCGGCCGGTCGACGACATCGGCGCGCTCGTCGGCGCGACCCGCGGCGGCTCACACCCGGCCGACGCCGACGTGCTCCTGGCCGCCATAGGCACCAGCCGCCAGCTCACCGACGTGGTCCGGCTGTGCAGCGACCCCGAGCGGCTCGACGTCGGTGCCGACATCGTGCTCGGCCTGGCCGCCCGCACCCGTCCGGTCACCGAGGTCCGCCCGCTGGCCCGGCTGCTCCCGCTGGAGCGCGGCCAATACGTGCTCCACGAGTTCGGCAAGGTCCGCAGCGGCGCCGAGATCGCCGAGCTGTTCGCCGGCGCGTCGAGCGCGGCCGTGTTGTCGGTGCTCGACGGCGTCCGCCGCCGGCCCGCGGCCGAGTTCGGGGTCGTGGTCAAGGCGCTGCGCGACGCCGGCGACGACGTGACCGCCGACCGGGTGCTCGGCTGGGTCGACGCGCTCCCGGTCGGTGAGATCGTCGAGCTGGTCGACGGGTTGCGCGCGGCCGGCGCCGGCGACGACGCCGACACTGTGTTGCAGTGGGCCGGCTGGCGGCTGCGGCCGCCGCTGGTAGCGGCCCTGATCGCGGCGCTGCACGCCGCCGGTCACACCGAGTCGGTCGGCGCGGTGGTGCGAGCGGCGGAGTCGCGGCCGCTCGACGACCTCTACGAGATGCTCCGCGCGGCGGTGTCGACCCACGCCGACCACTCCGGCCCGGTGCTCGAGCTGGCCGCGCGCCGATCGCCCGACGAGCTGGCCACGCTGCTCAAGCGCCTCGAGCCGACCGGGTCCCGGGGGTTCGTCGAAGCCCGGACCCGCACCGCCAACGCCCTCGTCGCCACGGTGGCCCAGCCCAACGAGATCGAACGACTGCTCGCGCTGATGCAGGCGGCCGGTTCGGCGCCGGTCGTCGCGCGGCTCGCCACCACGGTCGCGGCCGCGCCGGTCGAGACCGTCAACCGGTTCGTGCGCGGGCTCGTCGACGCGGGCCACACCGACGCGGCCACGGGAATGATCCGCGAGGCCGCCGACCGTCCGTGGGGCGAGATCGCCAACCTGGTCGCCGCGCTGGCCACCGATCCTCCGGAGGCGCTGGTGGAGGTGCTCGTCACGGCCACCGCCAGGTTTCCCCAGGACAAGCTGTCGGCGGTGCTCGCCGGCCTCTACCGGGTGAACGCGATGACCATCGTGGACCATTTCCTGCACGCGGTGCCGGTGGTGCGCTGGCACCAGGTCGCACCCGTCGCCGGGCAGACACCGGGATACGCGATCCGGATGCACGAGTTGCGGAACCGGGCCGCCGCCGCATGGCGATCGGGAAGGCGAAAGGCTTTCCTGCGCTGGGTCGCGGTCGGCACGGGCATCGTGGCGCTGGCCGCCGCGACGCTGTTCCTGGCCGCCTCCGTGACGCGGGTGTTCGGCGACACGCGGTTCGGCGCGGGCGACTGGGCCGCGTGGGGAATCACCACCCTGATCGCGGGCCTGTTCATCTGGGGGATCGTCGCCATCATCGTCAACGTCACCGAGGGCTCCGACGGCGAGGTGATCGGCGTCGTCACGGTGTGGGTGACTCTCGCCGCGGCAGTGGCCGGTGTCGTCCTTGGCCGGCTCGCGCCGCCGATCGCCGCCGCCGCCACCCACGTACGCGACTGGTTGGCCTGGAACTTCTAG
- the hrpB gene encoding ATP-dependent helicase HrpB: protein MLPDEPDLPIRRVLPQVRAALDGHGSALLVAPPGTGKTTLVPLDLAGHGRVLVAEPRRLATRAAARRMAALVGERVGERVGYAVRGERRTGPLTRVEVVTTGLLVRRMQHDPALDGVDTVILDECHERHLDSDLALAFCVDVRANLRPDLRLLATSATADTARLGALLGPTVTADDALHPVEVIWAPPPKVDPPHGLRVDPRLLDHVAATTRRAFRERDGDILVFLPGAGEINRVAERLRDLPVHPLLGRQDAAEQDAVLRSSAARRVVLATAVAESSLTVPGVRVVVDAGLARVPRTDYARGLGALVTVPVSKAAAEQRAGRAGREAPGTVYRCWSQAAQDRLPARPEPEIAAADLTGFALDLAMWGAPGGQGLALPDPPPAGPMTVATETLRALGAVDDAGRVTERGRRIAGVGTHPRLARALLDGAAVVGADRAAEVVALLDQESLSDDLVAGWRRVRGDSSFQQGVRRLRADLGSVRASRGPRLTDDLAAGLVVGLAYPERLARARGAGATAYLMSGGTAAELAPGSALAGAEWLAVASADRPPGRASARVRAAVIIDEATAREAGAALLTTEEEVAWSGGDVVARRVERLGAVPLVERPLSTPSPALVAAALLDGLRREGLGLLRWGRGAVALRERLAFCRQALGEPWPDVSDAALLDNAATWLGPDLAAARRRADLARIDVTGALRRLLPWQIAGRLEQVAPERVEGPGERRLRVDYSDPEAPVVALKVQEAFGWRDTPTVAGGRVPVLLHLLSPAGRPVAVTRDLASFWRTGYPQVRAELRGRYPRHAWPADPTG from the coding sequence GTGCTGCCTGACGAACCCGACCTGCCGATCCGCCGCGTGCTGCCCCAGGTGCGCGCGGCGCTGGACGGGCACGGCAGCGCACTGCTGGTGGCCCCGCCCGGCACCGGCAAGACCACGCTGGTGCCGCTCGACCTGGCCGGGCACGGGCGCGTGCTCGTCGCCGAGCCGCGCCGCTTGGCCACCCGGGCGGCGGCGCGGCGGATGGCCGCGCTGGTCGGGGAGCGGGTGGGCGAGCGGGTCGGTTACGCCGTTCGGGGCGAGCGCCGCACCGGCCCGCTGACCCGGGTCGAGGTCGTCACCACCGGGTTGCTGGTCCGCCGCATGCAGCACGACCCGGCGCTCGACGGCGTCGACACGGTGATCCTCGACGAGTGCCACGAGCGGCACCTCGACTCCGACCTGGCCCTGGCGTTCTGCGTCGACGTGCGCGCCAACCTGCGGCCCGACCTGCGGTTGCTGGCCACCTCGGCGACCGCCGACACGGCCCGGCTGGGTGCGCTGCTCGGCCCGACCGTCACCGCCGACGACGCGCTGCACCCGGTCGAGGTGATCTGGGCGCCGCCGCCGAAGGTCGACCCGCCGCACGGGTTGCGGGTCGACCCGCGACTGCTCGACCACGTCGCCGCGACGACGCGCCGGGCGTTCCGCGAGCGGGACGGCGACATCCTGGTCTTCCTGCCCGGCGCCGGGGAGATCAACCGGGTCGCCGAGCGGCTCCGCGACCTGCCGGTGCACCCGCTGCTGGGCCGGCAGGACGCGGCCGAGCAGGACGCCGTGCTCCGGTCGTCGGCCGCGCGGCGGGTGGTGCTGGCCACGGCGGTCGCGGAGAGCAGCCTCACCGTGCCCGGCGTGCGGGTCGTGGTCGACGCCGGGCTGGCCCGGGTGCCCCGCACCGACTACGCCCGCGGGCTCGGTGCGCTGGTCACCGTGCCGGTCTCGAAGGCCGCCGCCGAGCAGCGCGCCGGCCGGGCCGGCCGGGAGGCGCCCGGCACCGTCTACCGTTGCTGGTCGCAGGCCGCGCAGGACCGGCTGCCGGCCCGCCCCGAGCCGGAGATCGCCGCCGCCGACTTGACCGGCTTCGCGCTCGACCTCGCGATGTGGGGTGCGCCGGGCGGCCAGGGCCTGGCCCTGCCGGATCCGCCACCGGCCGGCCCGATGACGGTCGCGACCGAGACACTGCGGGCGCTGGGCGCGGTCGACGACGCGGGCCGGGTCACCGAGCGTGGGCGGCGGATCGCCGGGGTGGGCACCCACCCGCGACTGGCCCGGGCGCTGCTCGACGGCGCGGCGGTGGTCGGCGCTGACCGGGCCGCGGAGGTGGTCGCCCTGCTCGACCAGGAGAGCCTTTCCGACGACCTGGTCGCCGGTTGGCGGCGGGTCCGCGGTGACAGTTCCTTTCAACAGGGGGTACGCCGCCTGCGCGCCGACCTCGGCAGCGTGCGCGCTTCGCGGGGGCCACGGCTGACCGACGACCTCGCCGCGGGGCTGGTGGTCGGGCTGGCCTACCCCGAGCGGTTGGCGCGGGCGCGGGGTGCCGGCGCTACGGCGTACCTGATGAGTGGTGGGACCGCGGCGGAGCTCGCGCCGGGTTCGGCGCTGGCGGGGGCCGAGTGGCTGGCCGTGGCGTCCGCGGACCGGCCGCCGGGGCGCGCCTCCGCCCGGGTCCGCGCCGCCGTGATCATCGACGAGGCGACCGCGCGGGAGGCCGGCGCCGCGCTGCTTACCACCGAGGAGGAGGTCGCCTGGTCCGGCGGTGACGTGGTGGCCCGCCGGGTGGAGCGGCTGGGCGCCGTGCCGCTGGTCGAACGTCCACTGTCAACACCGTCGCCGGCGCTGGTCGCTGCCGCGCTGCTCGACGGGCTGCGCCGGGAGGGCCTCGGCCTGCTGCGCTGGGGTCGGGGTGCGGTGGCGTTGCGGGAACGGCTCGCGTTCTGCCGGCAGGCGCTCGGTGAGCCGTGGCCAGACGTCAGTGACGCTGCGCTGCTCGACAACGCCGCGACCTGGCTCGGGCCGGACCTGGCCGCCGCGCGGCGGCGCGCCGACCTGGCCCGGATCGACGTCACCGGCGCGCTGCGCCGCTTGTTGCCGTGGCAGATCGCGGGGCGGCTGGAGCAGGTGGCGCCGGAGCGGGTCGAGGGGCCGGGGGAGCGGCGGTTGCGGGTCGACTACAGCGATCCCGAGGCGCCGGTGGTGGCGTTGAAGGTGCAGGAGGCGTTCGGCTGGCGGGACACGCCGACGGTGGCCGGGGGCCGCGTACCCGTGCTGCTGCATCTGCTTTCGCCGGCCGGACGGCCGGTGGCGGTGACCCGTGACCTCGCGTCCTTCTGGCGCACCGGCTATCCGCAGGTCAGGGCCGAGCTGCGGGGCCGGTATCCACGGCACGCGTGGCCGGCCGACCCGACCGGTTGA
- a CDS encoding M1 family metallopeptidase, producing MPSVLSRRAATGVLAALTTLAIATPAAATGGSTVGSPGLGDPYFPLAGNGGYDVKHYSLDLDYTRADNHLGGSAVITARATQNLSRFDLDLRGFAISSLRVDGAPARFTRDGQELVITPKHTLRAGRSFTVRVDYAGEPTEVIDPDGSSEGWVTTGDGAFVVNEPQGSPGWFPANDNPRDKATYDIAITVPKGITAIGNGRLVSKRDHKGKTTWRWREDSPMATYLATATNGVFELRVSKVGKIPLYHAVDPAEVPKGAFDLLGAEAEVITFFSGLYGPYPFSSGGGVVDNAPEVGYALESQTKSQYDQTPDASTVVHEISHQWFGDSISLTSWQDIWLNEGFAAFSEWIYAEKHGGETAQQAFDASFARSATSSFWRRPPANVGGPEFMFGSAVYDRGAMTLQALRVKIGDRAFFGLLRDWYAKNRNGNVTTADFVKLAEKRGGQQLDAFFDTWLYQPVKPTTW from the coding sequence GTGCCGTCTGTCCTGTCACGACGCGCCGCGACCGGCGTGCTAGCCGCGCTGACGACGCTCGCGATCGCCACGCCGGCCGCCGCCACCGGCGGCTCGACGGTCGGTTCGCCCGGCCTGGGCGACCCTTACTTCCCGCTCGCCGGCAACGGGGGCTACGACGTCAAGCACTACTCGCTCGACCTCGACTACACGCGCGCCGACAACCACCTCGGCGGCAGCGCCGTGATCACCGCGCGGGCCACCCAGAATTTGAGCCGGTTCGACCTCGACCTGCGCGGCTTCGCCATCAGCTCGCTGCGGGTCGACGGGGCCCCGGCCCGGTTCACCCGTGACGGCCAGGAGCTGGTCATCACGCCCAAGCACACGCTGCGCGCCGGTCGGTCGTTCACCGTGCGGGTCGACTACGCGGGCGAGCCGACCGAGGTGATCGACCCCGACGGCAGCAGCGAGGGCTGGGTGACCACCGGAGACGGCGCGTTCGTGGTCAACGAGCCGCAGGGTTCGCCGGGCTGGTTCCCGGCCAACGACAACCCGCGCGACAAGGCGACCTACGACATCGCGATCACCGTGCCCAAGGGGATCACCGCGATCGGCAACGGCAGGCTGGTCTCCAAGCGCGACCACAAGGGCAAGACCACCTGGCGGTGGCGGGAAGACTCGCCGATGGCGACCTACCTCGCGACCGCGACCAACGGCGTGTTCGAGCTGCGGGTCAGCAAGGTCGGCAAGATCCCGCTCTACCACGCGGTCGACCCGGCCGAGGTGCCGAAGGGCGCGTTCGACCTCCTCGGCGCCGAGGCCGAGGTGATCACCTTCTTCTCCGGCCTCTACGGTCCCTACCCGTTCAGCAGCGGCGGCGGCGTCGTCGACAACGCGCCCGAGGTGGGCTACGCGCTCGAGTCGCAGACCAAGTCGCAATACGACCAGACCCCCGACGCGTCCACCGTGGTCCACGAGATCTCCCACCAGTGGTTCGGCGACAGCATCAGCCTGACCTCCTGGCAGGACATCTGGCTCAACGAGGGCTTCGCGGCGTTCTCCGAGTGGATCTACGCGGAGAAGCACGGCGGCGAGACCGCGCAGCAGGCGTTCGACGCCTCGTTCGCCCGCTCGGCCACGAGCAGCTTCTGGCGCCGCCCGCCGGCCAACGTCGGCGGCCCGGAGTTCATGTTCGGCAGCGCGGTCTACGACCGCGGCGCGATGACGCTGCAGGCCCTGCGGGTCAAGATCGGCGACCGGGCGTTCTTCGGTCTGCTCCGCGACTGGTATGCCAAGAACCGCAACGGCAACGTCACCACCGCCGACTTCGTGAAGCTGGCCGAGAAGCGCGGCGGCCAGCAGTTGGACGCTTTCTTCGACACCTGGCTCTACCAGCCCGTCAAACCGACCACCTGGTGA
- a CDS encoding NAD(P)H-dependent flavin oxidoreductase — protein MSPPLLGAALPVIAAPMAGGAGTPDLAIAAGRAGSFGFVAAGYQPAAAFAADLATVAAAGVPFGVNLFAPNPVAVDPTAYRDYALLLDAEATRFGVPLPATPVEDDDDWSAKVDVLRAHQVPLISFTFGLPPTADVALLRSTGALLAQTVTSVAEARAAASAGMDVLVVQASGAGGHSGTFTPEVPVPEVALPSLVAAVSAAVSLPVLAAGGVGTAADVTAALGAGASLVAVGTALLRAREAGTAAPHRAALVDPRRTQTVVTRAFTGRPARGLRNTFTDRYSEAAPLGYPALHHLTRPIRRAAAAAGDPEPLHLWAGTGYRHATDDPAAAILTRLSAGA, from the coding sequence GTGAGCCCGCCGCTCCTCGGCGCCGCGCTCCCGGTGATCGCGGCGCCGATGGCCGGCGGCGCCGGCACACCCGACCTGGCGATCGCCGCCGGCCGGGCGGGCTCCTTCGGCTTCGTGGCGGCCGGCTACCAGCCGGCGGCGGCGTTCGCGGCCGACCTCGCGACGGTCGCCGCGGCGGGGGTGCCGTTCGGCGTCAACCTGTTCGCGCCCAACCCGGTCGCGGTCGACCCCACCGCCTACCGCGACTACGCGCTGCTGCTCGACGCCGAGGCGACCCGTTTCGGCGTGCCGCTGCCGGCCACCCCGGTCGAAGACGACGACGACTGGTCGGCGAAGGTCGACGTGCTGCGCGCCCACCAGGTGCCGCTGATCAGCTTCACGTTCGGCCTGCCACCGACCGCCGACGTGGCTCTGTTGCGGTCGACCGGCGCGCTGCTGGCGCAGACGGTGACGTCGGTGGCCGAGGCCCGCGCGGCGGCCTCGGCCGGCATGGACGTGCTGGTTGTCCAGGCGTCTGGCGCCGGCGGTCATTCGGGGACGTTCACTCCTGAGGTGCCCGTGCCCGAGGTAGCGCTGCCGTCGCTCGTGGCGGCCGTCTCGGCGGCGGTCTCCCTGCCGGTGCTCGCGGCCGGCGGGGTCGGCACGGCCGCGGATGTCACCGCGGCGCTTGGTGCGGGTGCGTCGCTGGTCGCGGTCGGGACGGCATTGCTGCGGGCTAGAGAGGCCGGCACCGCTGCGCCACACCGCGCTGCGCTGGTTGACCCGCGGCGGACGCAGACTGTGGTTACCCGCGCTTTCACGGGTCGCCCGGCGCGCGGGCTGCGCAATACCTTCACCGACCGCTACAGCGAGGCGGCGCCGCTCGGCTACCCGGCGCTGCACCACCTGACGCGCCCGATCCGCCGGGCAGCGGCAGCCGCCGGCGACCCGGAGCCCTTGCACCTGTGGGCCGGCACCGGCTACCGGCACGCCACGGACGACCCTGCGGCCGCGATCCTCACCCGGCTGAGCGCCGGAGCCTGA
- a CDS encoding serine/threonine-protein kinase, translating to MDSDGMRLLNDRYRLEQRIAVGGVSEVWRGHDETLGRPVAVKMIVSGSPDDVVSEARSGAALAHPNIAEVFDIGVWRTPSGQTLRYIVMEYAEGETLAHHLRAGPLDWRIATRVCAEVSAALAAAHLTGLVHRDIKPANVVLTPYGAKVLDFGISIMAGSHDRLPDGTILGTPAFMPPERFHGLPAAPASDMYALGVLLYLCLTGNLPFAPRSLGDHRIAAPETEPARLPPIKDLPHEVADVYLACLDPDPDARPSSFAAAALLAEVVDARVQLPPVSPPPAIDVPEEEVSPWTRAAAEAATGVATSDVVGRHRA from the coding sequence ATGGATAGCGATGGCATGCGGCTGCTCAACGACCGCTATCGGCTGGAGCAGCGGATCGCTGTCGGTGGGGTCTCCGAGGTGTGGCGCGGCCACGACGAGACGCTTGGCCGCCCGGTCGCGGTCAAGATGATCGTTTCGGGATCGCCGGACGACGTGGTGAGCGAGGCACGCTCGGGCGCCGCGCTGGCTCACCCCAACATCGCCGAAGTGTTCGACATCGGTGTCTGGCGGACGCCGTCGGGCCAGACGCTGCGTTACATCGTGATGGAGTACGCCGAGGGCGAGACCCTCGCCCACCACCTGCGCGCCGGGCCGCTCGACTGGCGGATCGCGACCCGGGTCTGCGCCGAGGTCAGTGCGGCGCTTGCCGCCGCCCACCTGACCGGCCTGGTCCACCGCGACATCAAGCCGGCCAATGTGGTGCTGACGCCCTACGGCGCCAAGGTTCTTGACTTCGGCATCTCCATCATGGCAGGCAGCCACGACCGCCTGCCAGACGGCACGATCCTCGGCACGCCGGCCTTCATGCCTCCGGAACGCTTCCACGGCCTCCCCGCCGCCCCGGCCAGCGACATGTACGCCCTCGGCGTCCTCCTCTACCTCTGCCTCACCGGCAACCTGCCCTTCGCACCACGATCGCTGGGCGACCACCGCATCGCCGCGCCCGAGACGGAACCGGCCCGCCTGCCACCGATCAAAGACCTCCCGCACGAGGTCGCCGACGTCTACCTGGCCTGCCTCGACCCCGACCCGGACGCCCGCCCCAGCAGCTTCGCGGCGGCGGCGTTGCTGGCCGAGGTCGTCGACGCCCGGGTGCAGCTACCGCCGGTCTCACCGCCGCCGGCGATCGACGTACCCGAGGAAGAGGTTTCGCCCTGGACCCGAGCGGCGGCCGAGGCCGCGACCGGCGTGGCAACCTCCGATGTGGTCGGTCGGCACCGGGCGTGA
- a CDS encoding GNAT family N-acetyltransferase, whose amino-acid sequence MSDLGGAVATARLLLSKPTSDDLPDLFALYSDPVVWGPDPVSRHDTVAQTEALLGNWLAGWERDGLGMWICHLSDGTFVGIGGCAVRHGVAWNLGFRLVPTFWGQGYAQEVSVAALAAARERRPDLPLTAYVVENNERSRRSVERLGLDLVWRGPDEGNPDPGAVRLIFSDRPLSAETTRVLAG is encoded by the coding sequence GTGTCAGATCTCGGGGGTGCCGTCGCCACTGCTCGGCTGCTGCTGAGCAAGCCGACCTCGGATGACCTGCCGGACCTGTTCGCGCTCTACTCCGACCCGGTGGTCTGGGGTCCCGACCCGGTGAGCCGCCACGACACCGTCGCGCAGACCGAGGCCCTGCTCGGCAACTGGCTGGCGGGCTGGGAGCGCGACGGGCTCGGCATGTGGATCTGTCACCTCTCCGACGGCACGTTCGTCGGGATCGGTGGCTGCGCGGTCCGGCACGGCGTCGCGTGGAACCTCGGCTTCCGCCTGGTGCCGACGTTCTGGGGGCAGGGCTACGCACAGGAGGTCTCCGTGGCGGCGCTGGCCGCGGCCCGCGAGCGGCGGCCGGACCTGCCGCTGACGGCCTACGTGGTGGAGAACAACGAGCGGTCCCGGCGGAGCGTCGAGCGCCTCGGGCTCGACCTGGTGTGGCGCGGCCCCGACGAAGGCAACCCCGACCCCGGCGCGGTGAGGCTGATCTTCAGCGATCGGCCGCTGTCCGCGGAGACGACGCGCGTGCTCGCCGGATGA